In the genome of Acidobacteriota bacterium, the window TCCATTCAACCGCGAGACGCTCCCCATCTGGGTGGCGAACTACGTGGTGATGGATTACGGCACGGGCGCGATCATGTCCGTTCCCGCGCACGACGAACGCGATTTCGAATTCGCGAAGAAGTACGGCCTCGAGGGCCGCATCGTGGTGCTGCCACGCCGCACCGGCGACGTTCCCACCGCTGACCAGGATGAGTCCGCGCTGCTCCCTTACACCGGCGAAGATTCTCTGCTCATCAACTCCGGTGAGTTCAACGAGCTGAGCTGCCGCGAAGCGCAGCAGAAGATGGCCGAGTTCGCCGAACAGCACGGCTTCGGCAAGCGCGCCGTCACTTACCGCCTCAAGGATTGGGGCATCTCGCGCCAGCGCTATTGGGGCACGCCCATCCCCATGCTGTATTGCGAGAAGTGCGGCATCGTGCCGGTGCCGGAAAAAGACCTGCCCGTCCTGCTGCCGGATAACGTGCAGATCACGCTCGAGGGCGGCTCGCCGCTGGCCAGCGTTCCAGAGTGGGTGAACACGAAGTGTCCGCAGTGCGGCGGCAACGCGCGCCGCGAGACCGACACCATGGACACCTTCGTCGACTCCTCCTGGTATTTCTACCGCTACACCGATCCAACGCTGGCGGATCGCGCGCTCGATACCGCGACCGTGGGCTACTGGTTTCCCATCGACCAGTACATCGGCGGGGTCGAGCACGCCATCCTGCACCTGATCTACTCGCGTTTCTGGACCAAGGTGATGCGCGACATGGGCATCGTGAAGAATTCCGAGCCCGCAGCGCGCCTGTTCACCCAGGGCATGGTGATCAAGGGGGGCGCGAAGATGTCAAAGAACCTGGGCAACGTGGTCTCGCCCGACGACATGATCGCGAAATATGGCGCCGACGCCACCCGTCTCTACACCCTCTTCGCCGCGCCGCCCGACCGCGATCTCGATTGGCAGGACATGGGCGTGGAAGGCGTGAGCCGCTTCTTGAGCCGCGTCTATCGCTTCGTCACGCGACACTCAAAGCTAGAGACGGGGCCGGCCCAATCTCCGAATACGGCGCTTCTAGCGCCCGAGGCGCGCGCGCTCCAACGCAAACTGCACCAGACGATCAAGCGCGTCTCCGACGATTTCGCCGCGCGCTGGCATTTCAACACCTCCATCGCCGCCATCATGGAGCTCGTCAACCAGCTTTACGCCGCGGAAAAGTCCATCGCCTCCGGCAAGGTGCCGGCATCGCTCGTCCGCGAGATCAACCGCAACCTCGTGCTGCTGCTCGCGCCGCTCGCGCCCTTCGTCGCGCACGAACTCTGGGAGACGCTGGGCGAGAAGTCGAGCCTGCTGCGCGATAACTGGCCCAAGTACGACCGGGCACTGGCGAAAGAAGACGAGGTCGAGATCGTGGTGCAGGTGAATGGCAAGGTGCGCAGCCGGCTTTCCGTCGCCACAGAGGCCACCGAAGACATGATGCGAGAACGCGCTCTGACCGAAGAAAAAGTCCGCACCGCGCTCGAGGGCAAGGAGATCGTTAAGACCGTCGTGGTGCCCGGCAAGCTGGTCAACTTCGTGGTGAAGCAGACCCAGGTCAAGTAAAGTCAGTCAAGTAACGTCGTCCAATGAACGTCTTGATCGCACTTCGTCCGCTCGCGCTCTGCGTGCTTGCTTCTGCGATGCTGACCGCGCAACAGCGTGCCGGCTCAGCTCACGGAACCCTGGCACCGAGAGTCGGCTACACCCCAGAGCAGATCGCGCAGATGCCGGTGAGCCCGGCTGCACGCATCGTCTACGGCAGCGATGCGCGGCAGTTTGGCGAATTGCGGCTACCGCGCGGGCGAGGTCCGTTTCCGGTCGCAGTGGTGATCCACGGCGGGTGCTGGATCTCGCACTTTGCCGATCTGCACCAGACCAGTCCGCTGGCCACCGCGCTCACGCAAGCGGGCATCGCGACATGGAACATCGAGTATCGCAAGATAGGTGACGCTGGCGGTGGATGGCCAAACATGTATCGCGACGTCAGCGTCGCCACCGACTTTCTGCGAACGCTGGCTCCCCGACATAACCTGGATCTGAAGCGCGTGATCGTGATCGGCCATTCCGCCGGTGGACACCTGGCCATGTGGGTGGCGGCTCGCCATAAGCTCCCAGCGGATTCTCCCTTGCGCCTCGAAGCTACGCCCCTGCCGCTGCGCGGTGCGGTGAGTCTCGACGGCTGGCCCGACCTGCATCGCGTGATCGAGGCCGGAGGCACTAGCTGTGGCGAGCCCGCGCTCGAAGGATTGATTGGCGGCCGGCTGCCCGACGCGGAAAAGAACTTTCGACAAGCTTCCGTCACCGACCTGTTGCCGCTCGGCGTGAAGCAGATCTCTCTCGTGCGGGGCGAGGAGGTCTCTAGTCACGCTTACGAGATCGCTGCCAAACGTGCGGGCGATCCGATCGAAGTGGTCCCGTTGGCGGGAGTGGCGCACATGGACTTCGTGGCGCCCCCA includes:
- the leuS gene encoding leucine--tRNA ligase, coding for MREELLRYEPQKIEEKWFARFEADPKLYAAEPSTSKRKKYYVLEMLPYPSGVLHMGHVRNYSIGDALARHMWMRGYNVLHPMGWDAFGLPAENAAIKAEVHPRQWTLSNIAKMKAQMKRLGYAYDWAKEVTTCLPEYYRWNQWFFLKMHERGLAYRKKSRVNWCSECATVLANEQVVGGCCWRHETTPVEQRELEQWFLRTTKYAEELNAGLDDLEGWPEKVRTMQRNWIGRSEGTYVDFELESSNGATPARASNPSQDAVETAAGAEGPALQRAPGASKIAIFTTRLDTIYGATAVVLAPEHPVVAELAASDAGLRAKADDLVAEQRKAKESGDLGAVEKHAVPTGRFAINPFNRETLPIWVANYVVMDYGTGAIMSVPAHDERDFEFAKKYGLEGRIVVLPRRTGDVPTADQDESALLPYTGEDSLLINSGEFNELSCREAQQKMAEFAEQHGFGKRAVTYRLKDWGISRQRYWGTPIPMLYCEKCGIVPVPEKDLPVLLPDNVQITLEGGSPLASVPEWVNTKCPQCGGNARRETDTMDTFVDSSWYFYRYTDPTLADRALDTATVGYWFPIDQYIGGVEHAILHLIYSRFWTKVMRDMGIVKNSEPAARLFTQGMVIKGGAKMSKNLGNVVSPDDMIAKYGADATRLYTLFAAPPDRDLDWQDMGVEGVSRFLSRVYRFVTRHSKLETGPAQSPNTALLAPEARALQRKLHQTIKRVSDDFAARWHFNTSIAAIMELVNQLYAAEKSIASGKVPASLVREINRNLVLLLAPLAPFVAHELWETLGEKSSLLRDNWPKYDRALAKEDEVEIVVQVNGKVRSRLSVATEATEDMMRERALTEEKVRTALEGKEIVKTVVVPGKLVNFVVKQTQVK
- a CDS encoding alpha/beta hydrolase, producing MNVLIALRPLALCVLASAMLTAQQRAGSAHGTLAPRVGYTPEQIAQMPVSPAARIVYGSDARQFGELRLPRGRGPFPVAVVIHGGCWISHFADLHQTSPLATALTQAGIATWNIEYRKIGDAGGGWPNMYRDVSVATDFLRTLAPRHNLDLKRVIVIGHSAGGHLAMWVAARHKLPADSPLRLEATPLPLRGAVSLDGWPDLHRVIEAGGTSCGEPALEGLIGGRLPDAEKNFRQASVTDLLPLGVKQISLVRGEEVSSHAYEIAAKRAGDPIEVVPLAGVAHMDFVAPPSAAWPAVKKAARSLLK